Below is a genomic region from Micropterus dolomieu isolate WLL.071019.BEF.003 ecotype Adirondacks linkage group LG16, ASM2129224v1, whole genome shotgun sequence.
TTCAGAGGCAACTAATTTGAGTTTTTTACATGTCCTGGAAATTTGatttgtgaaatgttgctttaaaatgacCCCACAACTGCATTTACCAGTgaaggttttatttttacttttgtactcatgcataatattttaatttgtttgcacATTTAGACTTCAGTTGAAGCACtgacatgtatatatctgtgttatttgtcttttttattacaTATAACATGTTAACGAGTTGTAAGAATGCCCATTAACCACACTCATAGCTGCTGAACACAACTAATACAATAATGCTTTCAAATGTGACTATGAGatactgtaataaaaacaaaggggCCACATTTAGGAAGTGAGATTTAATCTCACATATAAGCACTTAGACATGGTTGCAGAATTAATGTCCTTGTTTCTGGGAGATCAGAAAGCTTTCTCCTGTGTTATATTAATTTCACTTACTCAAACTCTAATGTTTAAGTGACTATACCAATCAGCTGTGGCTCCTGCCTTTTTGGCTTTAAACAGTGGTATCCAAATAAAATTATGTACCAaatgatgttttgtttatttgcagaATCAAACACAAATAGAGCTCTTTTTTTAgatgattttattattcttttaataTCTATATATGGACTGTCCGTCACAGTTTTCCAAagtccaaggtgacatcttcaaattgcttgttttttctGACCAATGATTCAACATTGATGAAACTGTAAAGTTAATCCACCGGGTCTTCACATCCTCAGATGGTGGGGGAAGATGGTGACAGCGAAAATAGACAATTCACTAGGTATTCTGGGGGCGGGGAAGGTCACGAGATGGAGGTGGTGCTCTGGTCAACAAAGCCCCGTGGGACATCACACGGAGGCATTTTGGAACAGAGATTTTCTGAAAGGTGaagcaagaaaaaaagacaggacAGTCTTTCTCTCATCTTCTCATTCTCACTTTGGGCACACTGGGGACACAGAGTAGTGTTGAAAAGCCATGAAAAAGTGCTTTTTGCACAACACAACCTTTAAGAatctaataatatatattatcatTGATGGACATTTTGTTATGTAACAagaacttttttcttttgatactATAAGTACATTTAactgatatataatatatattgaGTATTTCTACATTGTTgttttggtacttttatttaagtaaaagacCTGAGCACATGCTGAGTTAAGTGTATCCCATCAGCTCAGGAGCATGACTGTGATGGATGTCCCGTGTCTCCACGTGAGGGATGAAAGCTGTATTGTGTTTGTCAGCAGTTCTTGATGTAAAGGTGGACGGAAACGGGACTGTCATCCTACCCCTCTAATGGACTGATTAAGCCGATCATCTACATGTCTGCATGGATTACAGCTAGTGATTAGACCAAAGGAGGACACAAGAGGGGAGTGGGACTGCCTCATCCTCAAACACAGACAGCTACAAAAGGCCCCAACCAGCAGCTCCTCTCACCCTAAGTcccattgttgtgtgactgTGAAGAGGAATAACCTCCGCTTCACAGTAGACCAATCGGGCTGAGAGGTTTGTGCACCAGCTGCAAAAGGCTCCAGCTGTCTTGCCTCCTACACACACTCAGGTGTCAGAAAGACATGGGTAACTCAACAGGATGCACCGTGGACGACCTGCAGGCGGTGGAGATGCACCTCTGGTACAAGAAGTTCATGACCGAGTGCCCCTCGGGTCAGCTCACCCTGCACGAGTTCAAGCAGTTCTTCGGGCTGCGAGGGTTGGACCCCGAGGCCAACGCCTACATAGAGCAGATGTTCCGCACGTTTGACATGAACAAGGTAAGATGCTGCATTTTCTTTAAACTACAAAGTTAAATACAAGAGGGTTTACACTTTGACTGCAGAGAGAGGAACTTCTTGAAGGTGGTAGTGAGTGTTCTGAGATTTCTAGTCTGTGTCATGTTTTGCAATTTGTATTGCCTTTTAAAGAGAAAGAACATAAGAAACAACACGAACACCGTgtgaacacaaagacaaaaatgggGATTATAATTAAACGCACAGAATaagatacatacatacacaatagAAGAAGATTTTTTGTCCAGTTCTTTAATGTTTTCCTCTGGGTTCTCAAATTGtaactaattatttttataacataaataatattGTACATCAGGTCAATCGGCaggtatttctttcttttaataatgTCTCACATTTAAAGGTAAACTCATCAATGTGGGATTCTGTTAGCTGGCTGTTTTCCCTTAAACATATAAGCACTTCCATCATCAAATTGTTTACATTACTCTCTTAAAGTAAAGAAAGAGTCCTATAACTAATTTGAGATGCTTACTTAGTACTTTTGTTCATTACCCAGCTATGGTGTTCAGAAACATACTagaaacacacttttatttgagtcaaacatcattaaaaagtattatctctccataaaacatgtttttattgtgcttttattgtttgtttgttttgttttttttacaattttataaCTTATTTATAAGTATGTTTACAaataaggctgcaactaatgataaTTACAACcaaaaatgatataaaacaaaaattaaattcccacattggagaagctggaaacagATTTGTGGCATTTTTGCTTCATAAACTAAATACAACCATGAATAAAAAGTAATATGCAACCTTTAAGaggcaatattttggaaagaaTATTAGGGTTGCAACTAGTAATTGATTAATGATTTACTCTACTACATATAATGTAAACATAgcgaaaaatgcccatcacagcCCATGGTGACATCTATAATTTGAACTGTCTTTTCAACCAGTCCAAAACTAAAATACCgtaaaacattaattaattgcccaagtttttatttgcttaaatcactgaactcaacCTGCCTGTATTTgagacaggcctttaattcctttaccatgccggtaaatctgaatgaattagaCTTTAGTGCTCGTTGTTTCCTTAAAATGAACTAAGCAATTGAaatgtggagaatctaactcaactaacaatgtgtagcatgtccatattgacaaaatattaaacaattataTCGGTATGCACAATCTAAGCATCTTCTCAAGTAGGTGACCTGGTGGGCttcaagaggttttatacatccaaagaacttctataaaagtCAGACCAGGCTTTTCATTGAGACCTGTGTCTaattgggactaggcttttaattgacgttttactgtatattatacGCTATAGCTTTGATAAGTTACTAGGTTTAAAATCCTCATGTTTGAGGTGCTGGAACTAGCAAATTTTGCCTGAAAAAAATACTTCAACAATTACTTTATAATCCAAATTTAGCAATTAATTTTGGTTGATCTAAACTAATTCTAAAAGCgataaaaaaaatgcttgaGTAATATCTGCTGCTTGTACTTTTGAAGTCTTTGTTAGGGCTAGAGTAGAAAAGTTTTTAAAACATGGAACATGCTACCCAAAGTGAAAAACATCTTTATCATTTGGGGACACACATTCACTCAAACATACAAGCAGTGCAGTGACCTCCCAGCAACAAGCCTGCAAACCATTTTGACCCTCACAGTTTAATTAAGAGCGTCTGCAAGTGTGCGACAGGGTCATCACAGGAGGTGACTGTCTGAGAAGCTGCAGGTCTATATTTAGTCTCCCCATCAGCTCACAAAAGGCTGTGGTAATCTTTGTGCATGATTTAAACTGTCAGATTATCTGTGAGACAATGATTTCATGCCAAGATTGTTGCCTGTGTTCAGACTGTCCCTGGAGATAATCCTCTGTCCTGGCACGCTTCAACTCTCGCAGATAGCTTTTGGAGTTGAGATGAAGGAGATCTCTTTCAGCTGAGCAACTGCTTTATCACTTTGAAAGGCTGAAAATAGTTTCATAATAAGTAGATGGTCATGCATAATAACTGAATGATGTTTGACACTGTTTTGACAAAGCACTCCTGTGTGAGTAGAGAGCACAAGTCTCATCTGCCTGCTTGTTTTTGCAGGACGGCTACATAGACTTCATGGAATATGTGGCCGCGCTCAGTCTGGTGATGCGAGGAAAGATGGAGCACAAGCTGCGCTGGTATTTCAAACTTTATGATGTGGATGGCAACGGCTGCATTGACCGACATGAGCTCCTTAACATCATAAAGGTAGAGTATATCATGCACCTGCAACACTGGATTTTATAGCAAGTCCTTGCCTCAACATGATATACTGAGTTTATTCTGTTCCTTGCAGGCCATCCGTGCAATCAATGGAAATGAAAATCAGGACTTATCTGCTGAGGAGTTCACTAACCGAGTGTTTGACAGAATTGATATAAATGGAGATGGTGAGTTTTTTTCTGGCACTGTACATCCAGTGACGAAGATTTAGGAAGAAATCGATCGTGGGTGGACAGTGTTTAGACATTCATCAGCTCCAGTGCTGTCGTCAGCCAGGAAACACAACAAGTATAATAACAAGATATACTGTAGGTGGCAGCTGAACACAATAACATTCCTTAAACCATTTACAAAATATGCTAATTCAACATGTAAAacctccactgattttacacatcaaagtttgttttcaggttttaagccttttgtggctccaaaGGGAGCTGCGTGAAATTGTGCGTAAGTTCTGATAAAGGTCAGCTGTGACAGAAAACCACAAGTTTGAAAATCTGAAGGTGTGTAGTCAGAAAAAAGGCTAGCACCTCGAGGCTCTGTTTAGCTGCTGCTAGCATGAAACACCTGAATCCCTAGAATGCGAgaagtaaaacaatatttttggttctgctgcatcacttttgattaaaaaaaagttacagtgAAATGAAATTTAGAGTGTCTTTAACTTCAGTAACAAAATATGTGGGCTGGGTTTACTTACAATagtgatttaaataaaatcctACAGATGTGATTGGATAACCACACCTCCCAGCTTATTttctcaggaggaggaggagggttaaATGAGTAAATTGGACCtcatgttttgaaaatgtacacaaaGTGTCTGTTAGCTACACACTAGCTAACGatcaagtgttattttataCAATGAGTAGGTTAGCTAGTCACCCAAAATCACATCTGATGGGACACATTTATGAAACCATGCCCAAATACAAGATGAGtcaaatatttgtgttttacaggaggaggaaaaagatgtatttttaagATTGTAGAAATactcaaaaaaaatatttcacacataTTTAGCATGTAGCAAGAGATAAATGACCAATATAATACACAGCGACACAGGATTAGAATTtggaaaaagtatttttcatttcactccATTTTAGTCCAAAATGAGTCCGCAGTGCTAAATCTACATTAGCCTGACTTTATAAGAAAAAATGCATACTTTTATGTCTTTAAATACAATCTTTCCCCCTCAACAGGCGAGCTTTCCTTGGAAGAGTTTGTGGCCGGTGCTCGCACTGATGAGGATTTCATGGAGGTGATGATGAAAAGTCTGGACCTCAGCCACATTGTTGCCATGATCCACAACAGGAGGCACAGCGTTTAGGACCTGCCCAGCCGACTGCCTCATCCTCATTCATGATATAAACCATGAGCTCAGTGTTGCCTCTggtaaaaaaagtaatttatagACTAAGATTTCTATTGAGATTAAATCCAGTTTAATATAATGCCAGTGTACCGCAAACACTgacatttcttatttttaatctctgaaagagagacacacatgcactttcAATGCATTTGGATGACTCAGTCAACCTTTGCAAACTGGTCATTGTATTTGTTTAATGCTGCTGAGCTCTCCCAAGGGCACCTTGGCATAGGG
It encodes:
- the guca1a gene encoding guanylyl cyclase-activating protein 1 → MGNSTGCTVDDLQAVEMHLWYKKFMTECPSGQLTLHEFKQFFGLRGLDPEANAYIEQMFRTFDMNKDGYIDFMEYVAALSLVMRGKMEHKLRWYFKLYDVDGNGCIDRHELLNIIKAIRAINGNENQDLSAEEFTNRVFDRIDINGDGELSLEEFVAGARTDEDFMEVMMKSLDLSHIVAMIHNRRHSV